DNA from Pseudomonadota bacterium:
TTTCCCCCTATTTCATTTCCTGAACCACATTGTCACGGGTACGGGCCTTGATCGCATCCCGCAGCAGTTTTTCCAGCAGTTCAACCGCCAGGTTCCTGCTCGGCATCCGCCGCACAGCCTCAATAAACTCTCGGCTACAAAGTGGACTACAAAATCAGAAAACTAACTATATCAAGCAATAAAACAGGCACTTGAAATCGATCGTTAAAATCGTCCCAAGTACCTGTTTTCATTAAATGGTGC
Protein-coding regions in this window:
- a CDS encoding DUF3387 domain-containing protein; this encodes MEAVRRMPSRNLAVELLEKLLRDAIKARTRDNVVQEMK